A genomic region of Thermococcus sp. JdF3 contains the following coding sequences:
- a CDS encoding Gar1/Naf1 family protein — protein sequence MKRLGKVSHYAKQGFLVLRTDWVPSLNDPVVDKKLTVVGVVKDVFGPVKRPYVAVKPRVKNPESYIGALLYVDSSRKKSGPGRKARSGKKRSKGGKARRPAPRKRG from the coding sequence ATGAAGCGCCTGGGTAAAGTTTCTCACTATGCAAAGCAGGGGTTCCTGGTTCTCAGGACTGACTGGGTTCCTTCACTCAACGACCCGGTGGTTGACAAAAAGCTCACCGTGGTTGGGGTAGTAAAGGATGTTTTCGGGCCGGTTAAGAGGCCCTACGTGGCCGTCAAGCCGCGAGTCAAGAATCCCGAGAGCTACATCGGTGCACTGCTGTACGTTGATTCCTCGAGGAAGAAATCCGGGCCTGGCAGAAAAGCTCGGTCCGGGAAGAAGCGTTCCAAGGGCGGAAAGGCAAGACGCCCTGCCCCCAGAAAGAGGGGGTGA